Genomic window (Gasterosteus aculeatus chromosome 13, fGasAcu3.hap1.1, whole genome shotgun sequence):
GTAAAGAGGAACATTGTTGACCCTGAATCTTATCGTCTTCTGCATCTTTCGCCAAGCGGTTCACGCTTATACTCATACCTTTACGATTTGTTTTAAACAGATTTTTCTGCGAATTCAGACAGACAACTTAAAAACATCCCCCAAATACATATCGTTGACCCCTCAgtctgcttctctctgaaatGTAGTCTGGGAGTGAAGTTGCAGATTCAATAGTGGGAGAGAGTTTGACGGGTTTGCagcagtgggcggggcttagccaTGGGACTTGTGCTCATTTATATAAAATGCGTTTACCAACTAAAAGGACAACAGCACCTGCAGTTGCAGTCCTCGTGATGGCGTTATCCACATTCCAGTAATGCAATTCTCAGAATAATGTCCCTACAAGTCACCAACAGCAGCCCCAGTGTCATAACAGCGACATTACAGTTCACTTTATTACATAACGTTAGAGTAACTTGAGAAGACCTACCTGGGTTTGACTGCAGACACTTTAGCAGTGCGGTTGAGGAAGTGCGTGGCCGAGGGGGGTTGCTGGTTGCTGCTGGATTTCTGATAATCAGCCGGTCTTCCATTGTCAATGCCAATATCAATGTCCTCAAACGGAGTGCTGATCGGTTTATCAGGATCTCCTGGGTTGATGCGAGGAGTTGCCGTGGGCGGctcctcttttttctcctccttctttcggattattccaaacAGAGACGACAGCCTGTCGCTCATGGAGGCCTCCTCCTGTTGTCGTTTCACCTCCTCGAGCCGCCGACGctctgccgccgccgcctcctcctcttcctcctcctcctctttctgcttcTTTCTCCTCAACTCATCTTCTAGGGAgcgcctcttcctctcctgttcCACTTGTTGTCtgcgctcctcttcctcctgcagcctcttgGCCTCCGCTGTGCGCCTCTCTTCCGtctgccttttctcctcctcctgctgctcttggTGGCGCTGTTGCTCCAGCGCAGCCCTGCCTGTAGACCCACGCCTGTTGGAGGGAACGGGTGCACTCAGAAAGGGGTCTACGGAGACTTGCTTGCGGACGTCCTCCACGGATCCTTTGCCTGAGCTATTTAGACTGAGGGTAGATCCGCTGTGGGGATCCGTCTCCTCGGCGTAGACGTGGGCGCCGTTGACGCACATGTTGTTCTGGTCACTGTTGCTCTGCTTGGAGCGACCCAAGAGGGAGAAGGTGCCCAGAGACTGCTTGCTGTCAGAGCTGCCCGTCCGCTTGTGTCCAAGGAACTTGAATTTCTTTTTAACTGTGggaagggagagaaggaagcATGATTTTCATTGTTGAAGTGTAAAACGTTATTTAACTTTCACCACGCCGCAGAGGTCGACACGGAGTATGGGAAAGGTTACCGTCAGGAGAGTCCGCGTTGAGGCCAGATGAGCGGCTGCCACTGAGAGATGAATTCTTCTCTGGAAGGGTCCCCAGCGTGGACATGGATTGCGAGACGTTACGCTGCAGGTTTGATTTTGGAGCAAAGAGGGTTTTGAGCTTGGATTTCATCTTCACGCCTCCGGACTGGTTGAGTGACTGCGTGTCGGCCTCTCCCTCGCTGTCCGTGAGCACCGTGCTGGAGGGAACGATGGCTGAAGCGGAGTCAGAGAAGCCGTCCTTTTTCTTCCCGCGGACTTTGTCCTTCAGCTTGGAGATGCGGGAGCGCGGTTTGTCCTGCATGGAAAGATCCAACATGCTGGCTGACATGTTGTTTCTCATGAATTGGATATCTAGCAGCACCTCGCCTCGCTCCTTGTCCTGTTTTCCACTCTTGTCCACAAGCTTGAACCAACTGCGAATGACAGCAAGAACAAATCAGATATTAAAGATTTCTGCAACATCATTGGGATTTTTTGGACAACAAAtaagctttttacattttatacattaaataaatcattctgTCCGTCCCATTGCCAACTGTAAACCTAGGGGGAAACCCTGCATACATTTTTGCCAAAACGTTTGTTCATTCACTAAATTGTACATGGATTTGTCTTTTGGGGATTATCAAACTCTGAGAAATTATGATTatgtttttaagaaaaaaaaaatgaaaaaaagtgtaCCGTACTAAAACGGCTATAAATATACTTAATTATTACTATTCATCGTCTTTTAACATTagttctgaaaaatgttttcatttgagaATGTTAATCCTTTAAGTGACAGATGATATTACCTTGATCTATgatcttaaaagaaaaaaatacataaattgcATTATTTTCCGTACATTAACAGATTATATTAAGCTTGGGTACAGTTTCCACAATTAGAACCATAGAAGTAACTGACTTAATGCCATATGGCCTCATTAACACAAGAACGATACATATCCCTTGTGGTGCACAACAGTTAAAAAGGattcaagttaaaaataatatatatatatatatatatatatataaaaaaaacataacatttgCTTGTTGTTAATAGCTGACTCCAAGCGCTTCAAATTTGACGGTGGGGTGTTCCACGCAAAATGCCAAACACAGACGAAGCCTGACAATTACAGCTCTGCCGAGGCTCACGTCCTCCGTGTCAAACAGGAACTGCACCAACTGACAGCAAGGGAAAGGTGAGACGGTTCTAGAGAAGTCTTTCTAAAAACACGCAATTAGTGCAATTACATTCTGCCACGTTATGCTTGTGCAATTAAAGCCTAACCTCAATGCTGAATGTACCAATAGTGTAGCACAAGTCAATTATTCTAAGCCTTAACATTTCAAACTGCTCTACAGCAGAACCTTCCAACTGTGTCGCTTACAGTCTGTTGACAATTGGTAACAAACATCTGTGCTGACaagttaactttttttaaaacatgttcaAAATCCAGAATGTGCCAAACACTTTAGCattacaatgtaatgtaatacatgtACCTTTATTGACTTAATTTCTAtggcttgttttctgtcaaGCCCCCCCTTTAATCATACAGGAACATTGAAAGCAACACATGTCACACCGATTCTGctggatttatttgtatttcttcaggtcCAACCACACTTCATTGTTATTGTATTTGTtgatatatatatcatatcatctCCCATGTTATTGTGTtacgatgtgtgtgtttgtaggttaGTGATGTGAAGCTGCACCTCCCTGTAGCTCGGCTCCCACTGAACATTCGTCCCCAGTGTGGAACGACCTTTGTTGGGTCGTGTGTGTGAAGAAAGAGAGTAATAATGCACTGAGAAAGGATTGTTAAAACCTGTGAAGAAAGACCCTTTAGGTCACTGTGTGATTTCCTCTTTGATGACTTGGAAGAATACGACGTGGACCAAGTACAGAGTGAAGTACAAAACATGCCTTTGCATTAACCAGACCGATATCTGAAGTTCACGAGGAGTTTACCGCCTGCGGCGTTCCTCCTAGTGTCCTCCATTGCAAATCTCCAGTCAGCAAGCAAGCACATTCCTCAAACGCCTTCAGACACGCAGGGGGGTGTTGTGCCGTACGAGATGGATCATTGAAAGTCACACCGAGCCCAGTTTAAACATTTCAAGACAAACAATAGCGAACTAGACCTCACCAGAAGGACCGGATCACGCTTTCTCACGCCAAACAAGAGGCTATTCTCGTCTTGAC
Coding sequences:
- the rab11fip1a gene encoding rab11 family-interacting protein 1 isoform X2, which translates into the protein MSLAAASAQWFPTSVQVTVHQARNLRAKGKNGTNDAYAIMQVAKDKFSTTVSEKSVEPVWKEEASFDLPLFHPGNGDRCTLYVIAMHRAHVGLDKFLGQAVVHLLDLHEDHARKKTAWFKLVDKSGKQDKERGEVLLDIQFMRNNMSASMLDLSMQDKPRSRISKLKDKVRGKKKDGFSDSASAIVPSSTVLTDSEGEADTQSLNQSGGVKMKSKLKTLFAPKSNLQRNVSQSMSTLGTLPEKNSSLSGSRSSGLNADSPDVKKKFKFLGHKRTGSSDSKQSLGTFSLLGRSKQSNSDQNNMCVNGAHVYAEETDPHSGSTLSLNSSGKGSVEDVRKQVSVDPFLSAPVPSNRRGSTGRAALEQQRHQEQQEEEKRQTEERRTAEAKRLQEEEERRQQVEQERKRRSLEDELRRKKQKEEEEEEEEAAAAERRRLEEVKRQQEEASMSDRLSSLFGIIRKKEEKKEEPPTATPRINPGDPDKPISTPFEDIDIGIDNGRPADYQKSSSNQQPPSATHFLNRTAKVSAVKPRPHPVKPMSSESQHPISTAAVKETKVRESTPRKVQVANGSVDSGPFSQLTQEELITLVVRQQADLSKKDSKIVELEEYIDNLLVRVIDEQPAILQSLNSGKPV